The following proteins are co-located in the Triticum aestivum cultivar Chinese Spring chromosome 1A, IWGSC CS RefSeq v2.1, whole genome shotgun sequence genome:
- the LOC123043304 gene encoding DNA mismatch repair protein MSH2 isoform X3, translating into MDSEDCLPEGGKLPELKPDARQAQGFISFFKKLPKDPRAIRFFDRRDYYTAHGENATFIAKTYYHTMTALRQLGGNSDGISSVSVSRAMFETIARNLLLDRTDHTLELYEGSGSSWRLTKSGTPGNIGSFEDILFANNDMQYSPVTVALFPVFREGQLYVALSFVDMTNRKLGLAEFPEDSRFTNVESALVELGCKECLLPADFEKSIDLQPLQDAISNCSILLTERKKAEFKSRDLVQDLGRIIRGSVEPVRDLLSQFDYALGTLGALVSYAELLADDTNYGNYTIEKFNLDRYMRLDSAVVRALNIVEGKTDVNKNFSLFGLMNRTCTAGMGKRLLNKWLKQPLIDVNEINNRLDMVQAFAEDPELRQGLRQQLKRISDIDRLTHALRKKSANLQPVVKLYQSCSRIPYIKGVLQQYNGQFSTSVMTRFLSSLEEWLTENRYGRFANLVETAIDLGQVDNGEYRISPLYSSDLAVLKDELSEVENHINNLHMHTATDLDLSVDKQLKLEKGPFGHVFRISKKDEQKVRKKLTTNYIIIETRKDGVKFTSAKLKKLGDQYQSLLGDYTSCQKKIVDNVVQVSCTFSEVFENFAAIISELDVLQSFADLAISCPVPYVRPDITTSEEGDIILQGSRHPCVEAQDGVNFIPNDCTLARGKSWFQIITGPNMGGKSTFIRQVGVNVLMAQVGSFVPCDQASISVRDCIFARVGAGDCQLRGVSTFMQEMLETASILKGASEKSLIIIDELGRGTSTYDGFGLAWAICEHLVEVTRAPTLFATHFHELTALANKNGDQHQHVPDLGIANYHVGAHIDPSSRKLTMLYKVEPGSCDQSFGIHVAEFANFPEAVIALAKSKAEELEDFTSAPNLSGEPSDEVGSKRKRVFSPDDVTRGAARARLLLEDFSALPLDEVDGSKATEMVAKLKSDFEKDAASNPWLQQFL; encoded by the exons ATGGACAGCGAAGACTGCTTGCCGGAGGGGGGGAAGCTCCCGGAGCTCAAGCCAG ATGCGAGGCAAGCCCAGGGTTTCATCTCCTTCTTCAAGAAGTTGCCGAAG GATCCTCGGGCCATTCGTTTCTTTGATCGCCGG GATTATTACACTGCTCATGGTGAGAATGCAACCTTTATTGCGAAGACATACTATCACACAATGACTGCCTTAAGGCAGCTGGGCGGTAACTCTGATGGAATCTCAAGTGTCAGTGTTAGCAGGGCTATGTTTGAGACCATTGCACGCAACCTTTTGTTAGATAGGACGGACCATACACTGGAGCTCTATGAGGGAAGTGGGTCAAGTTGGAGGTTAACAAAATCTGGAACACCTGGAAACATAGGCAGTTTTGAAGATATTCTGTTTGCAAACAATGACATGCAATATTCCCCGGTTACTGTTGCATTGTTTCCTGTCTTCCGTGAAGGTCAGCTATATGTAGCGCTTAGTTTTGTGGATATGACGAACCGGAAGCTTGGGTTGGCTGAGTTCCCTGAAGATAGTCGATTTACAAATGTGGAATCAGCCCTTGTTGAATTAGGTTGCAAGGAGTGTCTTCTTCCAGCAGATTTTGAGAAATCAATAGATTTGCAGCCTCTTCAGGATGCTATTAGCAATTGCAGCATTCTACTGACTGAAAGAAAGAAGGCTGAATTTAAATCTAGAGATCTTGTGCAGGATCTTGGTAGAATAATCAGGGGTTCTGTCGAGCCAGTTCGTGATCTCCTATCTCAGTTTGACTATGCTTTGGGTACCCTTGGAGCTCTAGTATCATATGCTGAGTTGCTAGCAGATGACACTAATTATGGAAATTACACGATTGAGAAATTCAATTTGGACCGCTACATGCGACTTGATTCTGCCGTGGTGCGAGCATTGAATATTGTTGAAGGAAAAACTGATGTAAACAAGAATTTTAGTTTGTTTGGTTTGATGAACAGAACCTGCACTGCTGGGATGGGAAAGCGACTGCTTAACAAATGGCTGAAACAACCTTTGATAGATGTAAACGAAATCAATAACAGATTAGATATGGTTCAGGCTTTCGCAGAAGATCCGGAGCTTCGTCAGGGTCTTAGGCAACAACTTAAAAGGATATCTGATATTGATCGCCTAACACATGCTCTCCGTAAGAAATCAGCCAACCTGCAGCCTGTTGTTAAGCTCTACCAG TCCTGCTCTAGAATCCCATACATCAAGGGTGTTCTTCAGCAATACAATGGCCAATTTTCTACATCTGTAATGACAAGGTTCCTTAGCTCTTTAGAAGAGTGGCTGACAGAGAATCGATATGGTAGGTTTGCTAATCTTGTTGAGACAGCCATTGACCTCGGTCAAGTAGACAATGGCGAGTACAGGATATCTCCCCTATATTCTTCTGATTTGGCTGTGCTGAAGGATGAGCTTTCTGAAGTCGAAAATCACATAAACAATTTGCACATGCATACAGCCACTGATCTGGATCTTTCTGTTGATAAGCAATTGAAgctagaaaaaggcccatttggaCATGTGTTCAGAATCTCAAAGAAAGATGAACAGAAAGTCAGGAAAAAGCTCACGACCAATTACATTATCATAGAAACTCGTAAAGATGGTGTGAAGTTTACAAGCGCCAAGCTTAAAAAGCTAGGTGACCAATACCAGTCACTGCTTGGTGATTACACAAGTTGCCAGAAAAAGATTGTTGATAATGTAGTGCAAGTTTCATGCACCTTCTCAGAG GTATTTGAGAATTTTGCTGCAATTATATCCGAGTTGGATGTTTTACAGAGTTTTGCTGATTTGGCAATAAGTTGCCCAGTTCCTTATGTAAGACCAGACATCACAACATCA GAGGAAGGAGATATTATTCTACAAGGTAGTCGGCATCCTTGTGTGGAGGCCCAAGATGGTGTTAACTTCATACCAAATGATTGCACTTTG GCGAGGGGAAAAAGTTGGTTTCAAATCATCACTGGGCCAAACATGGGTGGAAAATCCACTTTTATACGTCAG GTTGGCGTAAATGTCTTGATGGCACAAGTTGGTTCCTTTGTTCCTTGTGATCAGGCAAGCATTAGTGTGAGAGATTGTATTTTTGCTCGTGTTGGTGCTGGTGATTGCCAA CTCCGTGGTGTTTCAACCTTTATGCAAGAGATGCTTGAAACAGCATCCATTTTGAAAGGTGCATCTGAGAAATCTCTCATAATTATCGATGAGTTGGGACGAGGAACTTCCACATATGATGGATTTG GTCTTGCATGGGCTATCTGTGAGCATCTTGTGGAAGTGACTAGGGCGCCTACATTGTTTGCAACTCATTTTCATGAATTAACTGCATTAGCAAATAAAAATGGTGATCAGCACCAACATGTTCCAGATTTGGGAATTGCAAATTATCATGTGGGTGCACATATAGACCCATCAAGTCGGAAGTTGACTATGCTTTATAAG GTTGAACCTGGTTCCTGCGACCAAAGTTTTGGTATCCATGTTGCGGAATTTGCTAATTTTCCAGAAGCTGTCATTGCTCTTGCAAAAAGCAAAGCTGAAGAGTTAGAAGACTTTACCAGTGCACCTAACTTGAGTGGTGAACCCAGTGACGAG GTTGGATCGAAACGCAAGAGGGTGTTTAGCCCAGATGATGTGACGAGGGGAGCTGCTCGGGCTCGCCTTTTGTTGGAGGATTTTTCTGCATTGCCTCTAGATGAGGTGGATGGGAGCAAGGCTACGGAGATGGTGGCCAAACTGAAATCAGACTTCGAGAAAGATGCAGCCAGTAATCCCTGGCTGCAGCAGTTCCTCTGA
- the LOC123043304 gene encoding DNA mismatch repair protein MSH2 isoform X2, translating to MDSEDCLPEGGKLPELKPDARQAQGFISFFKKLPKDPRAIRFFDRRDYYTAHGENATFIAKTYYHTMTALRQLGGNSDGISSVSVSRAMFETIARNLLLDRTDHTLELYEGSGSSWRLTKSGTPGNIGSFEDILFANNDMQYSPVTVALFPVFREGQLYVALSFVDMTNRKLGLAEFPEDSRFTNVESALVELGCKECLLPADFEKSIDLQPLQDAISNCSILLTERKKAEFKSRDLVQDLGRIIRGSVEPVRDLLSQFDYALGTLGALVSYAELLADDTNYGNYTIEKFNLDRYMRLDSAVVRALNIVEGKTDVNKNFSLFGLMNRTCTAGMGKRLLNKWLKQPLIDVNEINNRLDMVQAFAEDPELRQGLRQQLKRISDIDRLTHALRKKSANLQPVVKLYQSCSRIPYIKGVLQQYNGQFSTSVMTRFLSSLEEWLTENRYGRFANLVETAIDLGQVDNGEYRISPLYSSDLAVLKDELSEVENHINNLHMHTATDLDLSVDKQLKLEKGPFGHVFRISKKDEQKVRKKLTTNYIIIETRKDGVKFTSAKLKKLGDQYQSLLGDYTSCQKKIVDNVVQVSCTFSEVFENFAAIISELDVLQSFADLAISCPVPYEEGDIILQGSRHPCVEAQDGVNFIPNDCTLARGKSWFQIITGPNMGGKSTFIRQVGVNVLMAQVGSFVPCDQASISVRDCIFARVGAGDCQLRGVSTFMQEMLETASILKGASEKSLIIIDELGRGTSTYDGFGLAWAICEHLVEVTRAPTLFATHFHELTALANKNGDQHQHVPDLGIANYHVGAHIDPSSRKLTMLYKVFIMIMSLFSSGSCVQKVEPGSCDQSFGIHVAEFANFPEAVIALAKSKAEELEDFTSAPNLSGEPSDEVGSKRKRVFSPDDVTRGAARARLLLEDFSALPLDEVDGSKATEMVAKLKSDFEKDAASNPWLQQFL from the exons ATGGACAGCGAAGACTGCTTGCCGGAGGGGGGGAAGCTCCCGGAGCTCAAGCCAG ATGCGAGGCAAGCCCAGGGTTTCATCTCCTTCTTCAAGAAGTTGCCGAAG GATCCTCGGGCCATTCGTTTCTTTGATCGCCGG GATTATTACACTGCTCATGGTGAGAATGCAACCTTTATTGCGAAGACATACTATCACACAATGACTGCCTTAAGGCAGCTGGGCGGTAACTCTGATGGAATCTCAAGTGTCAGTGTTAGCAGGGCTATGTTTGAGACCATTGCACGCAACCTTTTGTTAGATAGGACGGACCATACACTGGAGCTCTATGAGGGAAGTGGGTCAAGTTGGAGGTTAACAAAATCTGGAACACCTGGAAACATAGGCAGTTTTGAAGATATTCTGTTTGCAAACAATGACATGCAATATTCCCCGGTTACTGTTGCATTGTTTCCTGTCTTCCGTGAAGGTCAGCTATATGTAGCGCTTAGTTTTGTGGATATGACGAACCGGAAGCTTGGGTTGGCTGAGTTCCCTGAAGATAGTCGATTTACAAATGTGGAATCAGCCCTTGTTGAATTAGGTTGCAAGGAGTGTCTTCTTCCAGCAGATTTTGAGAAATCAATAGATTTGCAGCCTCTTCAGGATGCTATTAGCAATTGCAGCATTCTACTGACTGAAAGAAAGAAGGCTGAATTTAAATCTAGAGATCTTGTGCAGGATCTTGGTAGAATAATCAGGGGTTCTGTCGAGCCAGTTCGTGATCTCCTATCTCAGTTTGACTATGCTTTGGGTACCCTTGGAGCTCTAGTATCATATGCTGAGTTGCTAGCAGATGACACTAATTATGGAAATTACACGATTGAGAAATTCAATTTGGACCGCTACATGCGACTTGATTCTGCCGTGGTGCGAGCATTGAATATTGTTGAAGGAAAAACTGATGTAAACAAGAATTTTAGTTTGTTTGGTTTGATGAACAGAACCTGCACTGCTGGGATGGGAAAGCGACTGCTTAACAAATGGCTGAAACAACCTTTGATAGATGTAAACGAAATCAATAACAGATTAGATATGGTTCAGGCTTTCGCAGAAGATCCGGAGCTTCGTCAGGGTCTTAGGCAACAACTTAAAAGGATATCTGATATTGATCGCCTAACACATGCTCTCCGTAAGAAATCAGCCAACCTGCAGCCTGTTGTTAAGCTCTACCAG TCCTGCTCTAGAATCCCATACATCAAGGGTGTTCTTCAGCAATACAATGGCCAATTTTCTACATCTGTAATGACAAGGTTCCTTAGCTCTTTAGAAGAGTGGCTGACAGAGAATCGATATGGTAGGTTTGCTAATCTTGTTGAGACAGCCATTGACCTCGGTCAAGTAGACAATGGCGAGTACAGGATATCTCCCCTATATTCTTCTGATTTGGCTGTGCTGAAGGATGAGCTTTCTGAAGTCGAAAATCACATAAACAATTTGCACATGCATACAGCCACTGATCTGGATCTTTCTGTTGATAAGCAATTGAAgctagaaaaaggcccatttggaCATGTGTTCAGAATCTCAAAGAAAGATGAACAGAAAGTCAGGAAAAAGCTCACGACCAATTACATTATCATAGAAACTCGTAAAGATGGTGTGAAGTTTACAAGCGCCAAGCTTAAAAAGCTAGGTGACCAATACCAGTCACTGCTTGGTGATTACACAAGTTGCCAGAAAAAGATTGTTGATAATGTAGTGCAAGTTTCATGCACCTTCTCAGAG GTATTTGAGAATTTTGCTGCAATTATATCCGAGTTGGATGTTTTACAGAGTTTTGCTGATTTGGCAATAAGTTGCCCAGTTCCTTAT GAGGAAGGAGATATTATTCTACAAGGTAGTCGGCATCCTTGTGTGGAGGCCCAAGATGGTGTTAACTTCATACCAAATGATTGCACTTTG GCGAGGGGAAAAAGTTGGTTTCAAATCATCACTGGGCCAAACATGGGTGGAAAATCCACTTTTATACGTCAG GTTGGCGTAAATGTCTTGATGGCACAAGTTGGTTCCTTTGTTCCTTGTGATCAGGCAAGCATTAGTGTGAGAGATTGTATTTTTGCTCGTGTTGGTGCTGGTGATTGCCAA CTCCGTGGTGTTTCAACCTTTATGCAAGAGATGCTTGAAACAGCATCCATTTTGAAAGGTGCATCTGAGAAATCTCTCATAATTATCGATGAGTTGGGACGAGGAACTTCCACATATGATGGATTTG GTCTTGCATGGGCTATCTGTGAGCATCTTGTGGAAGTGACTAGGGCGCCTACATTGTTTGCAACTCATTTTCATGAATTAACTGCATTAGCAAATAAAAATGGTGATCAGCACCAACATGTTCCAGATTTGGGAATTGCAAATTATCATGTGGGTGCACATATAGACCCATCAAGTCGGAAGTTGACTATGCTTTATAAG GTCTTCATCATGATAATGTCCCTATTTTCCAGCGGTAGTTGTGTCCAAAAG GTTGAACCTGGTTCCTGCGACCAAAGTTTTGGTATCCATGTTGCGGAATTTGCTAATTTTCCAGAAGCTGTCATTGCTCTTGCAAAAAGCAAAGCTGAAGAGTTAGAAGACTTTACCAGTGCACCTAACTTGAGTGGTGAACCCAGTGACGAG GTTGGATCGAAACGCAAGAGGGTGTTTAGCCCAGATGATGTGACGAGGGGAGCTGCTCGGGCTCGCCTTTTGTTGGAGGATTTTTCTGCATTGCCTCTAGATGAGGTGGATGGGAGCAAGGCTACGGAGATGGTGGCCAAACTGAAATCAGACTTCGAGAAAGATGCAGCCAGTAATCCCTGGCTGCAGCAGTTCCTCTGA
- the LOC123043304 gene encoding DNA mismatch repair protein MSH2 isoform X1, translating to MDSEDCLPEGGKLPELKPDARQAQGFISFFKKLPKDPRAIRFFDRRDYYTAHGENATFIAKTYYHTMTALRQLGGNSDGISSVSVSRAMFETIARNLLLDRTDHTLELYEGSGSSWRLTKSGTPGNIGSFEDILFANNDMQYSPVTVALFPVFREGQLYVALSFVDMTNRKLGLAEFPEDSRFTNVESALVELGCKECLLPADFEKSIDLQPLQDAISNCSILLTERKKAEFKSRDLVQDLGRIIRGSVEPVRDLLSQFDYALGTLGALVSYAELLADDTNYGNYTIEKFNLDRYMRLDSAVVRALNIVEGKTDVNKNFSLFGLMNRTCTAGMGKRLLNKWLKQPLIDVNEINNRLDMVQAFAEDPELRQGLRQQLKRISDIDRLTHALRKKSANLQPVVKLYQSCSRIPYIKGVLQQYNGQFSTSVMTRFLSSLEEWLTENRYGRFANLVETAIDLGQVDNGEYRISPLYSSDLAVLKDELSEVENHINNLHMHTATDLDLSVDKQLKLEKGPFGHVFRISKKDEQKVRKKLTTNYIIIETRKDGVKFTSAKLKKLGDQYQSLLGDYTSCQKKIVDNVVQVSCTFSEVFENFAAIISELDVLQSFADLAISCPVPYVRPDITTSEEGDIILQGSRHPCVEAQDGVNFIPNDCTLARGKSWFQIITGPNMGGKSTFIRQVGVNVLMAQVGSFVPCDQASISVRDCIFARVGAGDCQLRGVSTFMQEMLETASILKGASEKSLIIIDELGRGTSTYDGFGLAWAICEHLVEVTRAPTLFATHFHELTALANKNGDQHQHVPDLGIANYHVGAHIDPSSRKLTMLYKVFIMIMSLFSSGSCVQKVEPGSCDQSFGIHVAEFANFPEAVIALAKSKAEELEDFTSAPNLSGEPSDEVGSKRKRVFSPDDVTRGAARARLLLEDFSALPLDEVDGSKATEMVAKLKSDFEKDAASNPWLQQFL from the exons ATGGACAGCGAAGACTGCTTGCCGGAGGGGGGGAAGCTCCCGGAGCTCAAGCCAG ATGCGAGGCAAGCCCAGGGTTTCATCTCCTTCTTCAAGAAGTTGCCGAAG GATCCTCGGGCCATTCGTTTCTTTGATCGCCGG GATTATTACACTGCTCATGGTGAGAATGCAACCTTTATTGCGAAGACATACTATCACACAATGACTGCCTTAAGGCAGCTGGGCGGTAACTCTGATGGAATCTCAAGTGTCAGTGTTAGCAGGGCTATGTTTGAGACCATTGCACGCAACCTTTTGTTAGATAGGACGGACCATACACTGGAGCTCTATGAGGGAAGTGGGTCAAGTTGGAGGTTAACAAAATCTGGAACACCTGGAAACATAGGCAGTTTTGAAGATATTCTGTTTGCAAACAATGACATGCAATATTCCCCGGTTACTGTTGCATTGTTTCCTGTCTTCCGTGAAGGTCAGCTATATGTAGCGCTTAGTTTTGTGGATATGACGAACCGGAAGCTTGGGTTGGCTGAGTTCCCTGAAGATAGTCGATTTACAAATGTGGAATCAGCCCTTGTTGAATTAGGTTGCAAGGAGTGTCTTCTTCCAGCAGATTTTGAGAAATCAATAGATTTGCAGCCTCTTCAGGATGCTATTAGCAATTGCAGCATTCTACTGACTGAAAGAAAGAAGGCTGAATTTAAATCTAGAGATCTTGTGCAGGATCTTGGTAGAATAATCAGGGGTTCTGTCGAGCCAGTTCGTGATCTCCTATCTCAGTTTGACTATGCTTTGGGTACCCTTGGAGCTCTAGTATCATATGCTGAGTTGCTAGCAGATGACACTAATTATGGAAATTACACGATTGAGAAATTCAATTTGGACCGCTACATGCGACTTGATTCTGCCGTGGTGCGAGCATTGAATATTGTTGAAGGAAAAACTGATGTAAACAAGAATTTTAGTTTGTTTGGTTTGATGAACAGAACCTGCACTGCTGGGATGGGAAAGCGACTGCTTAACAAATGGCTGAAACAACCTTTGATAGATGTAAACGAAATCAATAACAGATTAGATATGGTTCAGGCTTTCGCAGAAGATCCGGAGCTTCGTCAGGGTCTTAGGCAACAACTTAAAAGGATATCTGATATTGATCGCCTAACACATGCTCTCCGTAAGAAATCAGCCAACCTGCAGCCTGTTGTTAAGCTCTACCAG TCCTGCTCTAGAATCCCATACATCAAGGGTGTTCTTCAGCAATACAATGGCCAATTTTCTACATCTGTAATGACAAGGTTCCTTAGCTCTTTAGAAGAGTGGCTGACAGAGAATCGATATGGTAGGTTTGCTAATCTTGTTGAGACAGCCATTGACCTCGGTCAAGTAGACAATGGCGAGTACAGGATATCTCCCCTATATTCTTCTGATTTGGCTGTGCTGAAGGATGAGCTTTCTGAAGTCGAAAATCACATAAACAATTTGCACATGCATACAGCCACTGATCTGGATCTTTCTGTTGATAAGCAATTGAAgctagaaaaaggcccatttggaCATGTGTTCAGAATCTCAAAGAAAGATGAACAGAAAGTCAGGAAAAAGCTCACGACCAATTACATTATCATAGAAACTCGTAAAGATGGTGTGAAGTTTACAAGCGCCAAGCTTAAAAAGCTAGGTGACCAATACCAGTCACTGCTTGGTGATTACACAAGTTGCCAGAAAAAGATTGTTGATAATGTAGTGCAAGTTTCATGCACCTTCTCAGAG GTATTTGAGAATTTTGCTGCAATTATATCCGAGTTGGATGTTTTACAGAGTTTTGCTGATTTGGCAATAAGTTGCCCAGTTCCTTATGTAAGACCAGACATCACAACATCA GAGGAAGGAGATATTATTCTACAAGGTAGTCGGCATCCTTGTGTGGAGGCCCAAGATGGTGTTAACTTCATACCAAATGATTGCACTTTG GCGAGGGGAAAAAGTTGGTTTCAAATCATCACTGGGCCAAACATGGGTGGAAAATCCACTTTTATACGTCAG GTTGGCGTAAATGTCTTGATGGCACAAGTTGGTTCCTTTGTTCCTTGTGATCAGGCAAGCATTAGTGTGAGAGATTGTATTTTTGCTCGTGTTGGTGCTGGTGATTGCCAA CTCCGTGGTGTTTCAACCTTTATGCAAGAGATGCTTGAAACAGCATCCATTTTGAAAGGTGCATCTGAGAAATCTCTCATAATTATCGATGAGTTGGGACGAGGAACTTCCACATATGATGGATTTG GTCTTGCATGGGCTATCTGTGAGCATCTTGTGGAAGTGACTAGGGCGCCTACATTGTTTGCAACTCATTTTCATGAATTAACTGCATTAGCAAATAAAAATGGTGATCAGCACCAACATGTTCCAGATTTGGGAATTGCAAATTATCATGTGGGTGCACATATAGACCCATCAAGTCGGAAGTTGACTATGCTTTATAAG GTCTTCATCATGATAATGTCCCTATTTTCCAGCGGTAGTTGTGTCCAAAAG GTTGAACCTGGTTCCTGCGACCAAAGTTTTGGTATCCATGTTGCGGAATTTGCTAATTTTCCAGAAGCTGTCATTGCTCTTGCAAAAAGCAAAGCTGAAGAGTTAGAAGACTTTACCAGTGCACCTAACTTGAGTGGTGAACCCAGTGACGAG GTTGGATCGAAACGCAAGAGGGTGTTTAGCCCAGATGATGTGACGAGGGGAGCTGCTCGGGCTCGCCTTTTGTTGGAGGATTTTTCTGCATTGCCTCTAGATGAGGTGGATGGGAGCAAGGCTACGGAGATGGTGGCCAAACTGAAATCAGACTTCGAGAAAGATGCAGCCAGTAATCCCTGGCTGCAGCAGTTCCTCTGA